The Anolis carolinensis isolate JA03-04 chromosome 1, rAnoCar3.1.pri, whole genome shotgun sequence genome window below encodes:
- the LOC107982342 gene encoding uncharacterized protein LOC107982342: protein MQRIELAPLLKMPLCPGDSWCLIDYKWFKKWQRYVGFESWDLYYAGKHDYYPGPIDNSKLVADSETQALKRYSIEGVDYEVIPIEAWNKLVNWYGCIERQRPIERKVVEYGEYFKYCRVEIYPSESKPSQNNDSVNLVRSQFKPVEDSAEYGGIVNLQKKLSQSQLEIHYVAEVNVSPVAEVPIQCHSDTGVEQAEVIGDLEVPVINENDLFEHRGEINTVIKNNSLKSDCAFTKDLPEKDGNMKLLGANRKNNVVPSKDEKEDEVLKEFWEMTDSICSVVTSVVITSTEHGQQVWPEENLPQENTRFGQFELLCAGEPKGPTNTPKKMDILSLWIIAKRREPRNQQKLFFNGESSEDFNAAEIDSFNYHQFTFDVPQKCLDYVSQDFLNDSWKFRKRHFGTERVHCVAGKDECGCPQQHVNLWNAPQSETSKNCTNWTGEEDCYELDKVSGRCFGPVYK, encoded by the coding sequence ATGCAGCGGATTGAGCTCGCACCACTTTTGAAGATGCCATTGTGCCCAGGGGATTCTTGGTGCCTGATTGATTATAAGTGGTTCAAAAAGTGGCAGAGATATGTGGGTTTTGAAAGCTGGGACCTGTATTATGCAGGAAAGCATGATTACTACCCAGGACCCATTGACAACTCAAAACTTGTTGCAGATTCAGAAACCCAGGCTTTAAAGAGATATTCCATTGAAGGAGTGGACTATGAGGTGATTCCTATTGAAGCCTGGAATAAGTTAGTCAATTGGTATGGCTGTATAGAAAGACAGAGACCAATTGAGAGAAAGGTTGTGGAGTACGGAGAATATTTCAAATACTGTAGAGTAGAAATTTATCCTTCAGAGTCGAAGCCATCTCAAAATAACGACTCTGTTAATCTTGTAAGATCTCAATTTAAACCAGTAGAAGATTCTGCTGAATATGGAGGAATCGTAAATCTCCAAAAGAAATTATCTCAGTCACAGCTTGAGATTCATTACGTGGCTGAGGTAAATGTGTCACCAGTGGCTGAGGTCCCTATTCAGTGCCATAGTGACACAGGAGTGGAGCAAGCTGAAGTAATTGGGGATTTAGAAGTGCCAGTCattaatgaaaatgatttgtttGAACACCGTGGAGAAATTAATACTGTTATAAAGAATAATAGTTTAAAAAGTGACTGTGCCTTTACAAAAGATTTGCCAGAGAAAGATGGTAACATGAAGTTGCTTGGTGCTAACAGAAAAAACAATGTGGTTCCCAGTAAAGATGAGAAGGAAGATGAAGTTCTGaaggaattttgggaaatgactgaCTCTATTTGCTCAGTGGTTACCTCTGTAGTCATTACAAGTACAGAGCATGGTCAGCAGGTGTGGCCAGAGGAAAATTTACCTCAGGAAAACACCAGATTTGGTCAGTTTGAGTTGCTGTGCGCAGGAGAGCCCAAGGGACCAACTAACACACCAAAGAAGATGGACATCTTGAGCCTGTGGATCATCGCCAAACGCAGGGAACCAAGAAACCAGCAGAAGTTGTTTTTCAACGGAGAGAGTTCTGAGGACTTCAATGCGGCAGAGATTGACAGTTTCAACTATCATCAGTTTACTTTCGATGTTCCACAAAAGTGCTTGGACTATGTTTCGCAAGACTTCTTGaatgactcttggaagtttcGCAAAAGACATTTTGGGACAGAGAGAGTTCATTGTGTTGCTGGGAAGGATGAGTGTGGTTGTCCCCAACAACACGTTAACCTCTGGAATGCTCCGCAGAGTGAGACATCGAAGAACTGTACCAACTGGACTGGAGAGGAAGATTGCTATGAGTTGGACAAAGTGTCTGGAAGATGTTTTGgtccagtgtataaataa